The Drosophila yakuba strain Tai18E2 chromosome X, Prin_Dyak_Tai18E2_2.1, whole genome shotgun sequence DNA segment TTGCAGGCGGCGTCGCAGCCCTCCTTAAACTCCTCATGCCGCAGCACCTGTTGCCGTGCGACCAAACGAGATGGCGATAGAAGCGAACAACAATAGTGggagaaaaaagaaattttaacacAGTCATTATATGACATTATCAGGCATCTGGGCTTTTTAATTAGCAGTCGCGCGTCGTTGACACGTAGTTCAGATAAAACTACAGCCAGACACAACAATCTGCGATAAAGAAGTCTGGAAGTCTGCCGATTTCTGGCGATATACCCGGCCCACACGACTCACCTTCATGCCCAAGATTTGGCGAAAGAAGAAGGCGTTTTTCGCCCGATCTCCGATTTTGAATACATAGTGCAGGGCACGTCCCGAAATGGCCGACATCTTTGCGTTTATAAGTGGCCGTTTATTTAGCAAGTGTTTTCCGATCGAAATTCGGCCTGTTTATGTACATTCCAATTCGGTGTGACCGTTCGCAGAGCGCCAAATATTCCTAGCGACGGCAGCTTTTGGAACTATCGATAGTTGCTATTTTTAGATAACtcgaattaaaataaatcactgtaagtttaattttttttttttttaatttgaacaTTTCATTAAGTGGGTTTCACTCAAAAGCGCCTTTTGTTGATTAGCCTGATTCGAGGAAAAAGGAATGACGATCCCAGTATACAAAAGTTCGGAATTCAACTTTTGTGACGAAAATGATTTTACACTCGACGAAATTGGTGTACATCCGAATATCAACGCAATTATCATCAACAATTTTATTCTCCAAGGATAATTCAAAAATATGAAGGGAACGGTGCcctaaaaacttaaaatatttcataaacgGGTagttaaaactatttaatacATTGTAGTAGCAACGCTTAAGTGTCTTGAAAGtaagatatttaaatatgttcgCCAATGTGCCGCACACCATAGAACACTCAGCACAGATCCCAGCCCAGATATTTGCATGGGAACTCATTGGATATATATGGATGGTTATGGTTGATCATAAGGCTTTCGAAGGGCTTAGTTTATAGTCATGGAACTGCTCTTCCAGTCGCACCACGTCTTGCGATTCTGCGTCCTGCTCTAATTTGTGCTGCCATTCCGGATCGAGTGCATCCTCCTGCTCTAGTTTGCATTGACTTTCCTGCAGCGGATCCTGTTCCGGATTGTGGCACTCTTCACCTTGTTGACTCCCACTGTGCCGTTTGTTCGCCTGCTTGGTTGCCTCATTTGGGTGGATTTCAACGGCGAGATCCCTCTGTCGTAGCTTTTTCTTCTTGCGAAGCTGCTCCTGATGGACTTCCCGAGCCTCCTGATCCCGATCACGGTcgtgctcctcctgctgctcacTCTCCTTACTCTGCTCCCTTCTTTTCCTGTGCGTCTTTCTCGCGCCGTGCCTTCTTAGATGCAACTCGAGGGTTTGTCGCGAAACGCAGGGCTTCTGGCAATGAACGCAGGCAAAGGGCCATTCCTCGGCCATTCCTGCCTCTCCTGAGCCCGTGGGTTCCGTGTGCAACCGCTCGTGCCGCACCTGCGATGCATGCGTGCCAAACTTTTTCTCACAATGACCGCACTGGAACCTCCGCTGGCCCTCGTGAACCACCCGAACGTGCCGGCTAATGGCGCTCTTGTGGCGAAACAGTTGCGGACACTGCTCGCACTTGAAGCGCTCCCAGGTGGGATTGTGAGTGCGCAGGTGGGTCAGTAGCTCCGTTCTGGTCACCTTGGCCACGCCACAGTGTTCGCACACGTGCTCCTTGCGCTGGGCATGACGCTTCAAATGCTCGCCCAAGGCATTCTTCGTGCTATACTGCCGGTTGCACAGCTCGCAGATGAGGTCGcgcagctcctgctgcagctgctccagctgggGATGGGCGTTGCGCATGTGAGAGCGCAGCTGCTCGTAGCGAGTGAAGCACTTGTCGCAGCTGCGGCACAAGAAGGGTTTCGAGTAGCCCTGATGGACGCTGCGGATGTGGGCCTCCAAGTACGGTAGCTTATACACCTGTTTGCCGCACTGATCGCAGGCCAGGCCAGCGCGCCGTTTGCTGCCAGCGGTTTGACTAAGCTGTTGCTGGCTGTTCTGGTACTCATCTTGATACTCCTCATCCTCACGGTCGTCGAGCGtctcctcctgatcctcctgCTTCTCCGCAAGCTCTAACTGCAGGCTGTCCAAACGCTTTTCCTGCTCTTCCTCCAGTTCCTGGTGCTTTTCCTCTGGGTTTTCCCCGAGTCCTTCGTCCGGCGGCTCCTCCTTCACCTACGAAAGCCCTAAGAAAGTTTTAATACAGGTTTAACCAGCCGCAAAGGACATATATATCCACCCTGGCGACCGCAATGTCCATTGGCTGCCATTCGCTGAGCTTCTGGCTGGATTCCCTGGCCACTTGGCGCAGCTCCTCAAAGTAGACCACCGCGTTGTGGCACAGGTTGCAGATCTCCGTGGGAAATCCCTGCGGCTGCTGCTTAATGTCGATGTCCAGGAACTTCTGCAGAATCGCGATGAGTCGCGGATCGGGACACTGGGTGTCGCGATCCCGCAGGTGACGCAGGCAAATCCTGCACAGGCGGGCGAGGTCCGTTAATGTGGTGAACATCGTCACGAATCGTGCTGCATTAAAAGCAACGCTCTACGTGGAACACCAATTCTTTTTTTCCGCCTCCCAAATTTTCCTACTGCAATGCACACGCACAGCCAGTGTGACCAGAGCGGGCGACACCTGTTGCGCTGCATTTGATGGCCACTCTAATTGATATCGTTATCAATCCAGTTAGTAAGCTTAAGAGATAAACTTTTTATAtctaaaaataac contains these protein-coding regions:
- the LOC6526131 gene encoding zinc finger protein 337, with the protein product MFTTLTDLARLCRICLRHLRDRDTQCPDPRLIAILQKFLDIDIKQQPQGFPTEICNLCHNAVVYFEELRQVARESSQKLSEWQPMDIAVARVKEEPPDEGLGENPEEKHQELEEEQEKRLDSLQLELAEKQEDQEETLDDREDEEYQDEYQNSQQQLSQTAGSKRRAGLACDQCGKQVYKLPYLEAHIRSVHQGYSKPFLCRSCDKCFTRYEQLRSHMRNAHPQLEQLQQELRDLICELCNRQYSTKNALGEHLKRHAQRKEHVCEHCGVAKVTRTELLTHLRTHNPTWERFKCEQCPQLFRHKSAISRHVRVVHEGQRRFQCGHCEKKFGTHASQVRHERLHTEPTGSGEAGMAEEWPFACVHCQKPCVSRQTLELHLRRHGARKTHRKRREQSKESEQQEEHDRDRDQEAREVHQEQLRKKKKLRQRDLAVEIHPNEATKQANKRHSGSQQGEECHNPEQDPLQESQCKLEQEDALDPEWQHKLEQDAESQDVVRLEEQFHDYKLSPSKAL